The Flexibacter flexilis DSM 6793 DNA segment AACGTAAAGCCAAAAAGTAGCAAGCCAATCACGCCGCCCAAGTTGGTAAGTGGGGCGTGTCCGTCGCCAATGGAGAGTTTATAAAATTCTTTTTGGGCAAAAAATAATATTGCTCCGAAAAGCAAAAAGTATGTCCATTCGCTAAAACAAATGCCGCCGACCATTAGCGCACCGCCAATGATACCTGCCACGACACGCTGTCCCAGATTGGACATACGGCTTAGAGGAGATTGCATAAAATTCTGATAGATAAAAGGTTAATAGCTTGATTCGTTGTTGCAGGCCAGCAATTGCTCGCGGTACTGCGGCAACAAAGCTAAAAGTTTTTGTTCGGTTTCGTCCAAACTCAGGTGCGATTTGCCACCTGCGGCGTTTTTGTGGCCGCCACCGTCGAAATGTTCGCGGGCAAAAGCATTTACCGAAAAATCGCCCACCGACCTAAACGAAATTTTGACCATTTCGCTGCGGTCTATCATCAGCACACCCATTACGATACCTTCGATGGAAAGCGCGTAATTTACAAGCCCTTCAGTATCACCAGTTTGCGAATCAAAACGTTTGAGTTCGTCTCTGGTAATGGCAAAATACGCCACGCCATATTCTGGTAAAACGCGTAGTTTTTCGGAAAGCGCGTAGCCCAAAAAGCGCAAACGCTGCTCGGTGTGATTATCGTAAATGAGTTTATGAATGCGCGAAGGCACAATACCCAATTCGATGAGTTCGGAAACCACTTCGTGTACTTTTTTGGTGGTGGACGAATGGCGGAACGAACCCGTATCGGTCATAATGCCAGCGTACAGACATTCGGCCATTGGTATGGTAATTAGTGCTTTGTCGCCCAACAACACGATTAAATCGTACACCAATTCGGCGGTTGCGGCGGCTTTGGTATCCCAAAAAACAAAATCGGCAAAATCTTCGGGCGAAAGATGATGGTCTATCAACAGCTTGCGGGCTTTGGAAGCTCTAACCAACTCGCCCATTTCGTTGATGCGCGAAAGTGCCGAAAAATCAAGGCAACAAACCAAATCGGCATCGGCGATAAGTTGGGCAGATTGTGCCTCGTGACCTTCGTAATTGATTACGTCAGACTCGCCACTCATCCAGTTCAGAAAGCGCGGATAATCCGACGGCGTAATTACATTTACCTGATGGCCAAGTTGTTGCAAGTAGCCAGCCCAACCCAAAGACGAACCCAGCGCATCGGCATCGGGCTTGTGGTGCGTGGTAATCACTATCTTTTTTGGGGAGGCCAACAGGCTCTTAAATTCGTCGAGATTTTGCATGAATATTGTTGATTGATAAAATCTTTTTTGTTCGTTTTGAGGCGATTAAGCCAGCAAATTTAATACAAAAATAAACTTGTAGGTCTGAATGCGGTCAGCCTGTGATTTTTATAGTTGCTTTTTGAGAAATAATTTACTGAAAATTAAGTAGTTGTGTCGTTTTTAATAAAATTATTACACTCAAAAAATGCTGTTAGGTTCAATCTTAGCAATGTGCGCACTGCCAAATCCCTGAAATTTTATATAGCTTTGCCCTCCGAATGGTCGTATTTTTATTTAATAATGGCCTGTAAATCAATAAAATGAAAAAGCAAAACGTAATCAAATCATTCCTGACAGTCGGCGTGTTGGCTTGCTTGGCTGCTTGTTCGTCCAAAGAAAATGCCCCCGATGCTGTTACAGGTAAGGCGCAACCCGTTGCTAAGGCAGATACTTCCGCCGCCGAATATGGCATTGACACACTTAGTAGTGTAGTGGAATGGACGGGACATAAAAAAGTTGGTGGGAGTCATTCGGGTACGTTTAGGCTCAAAGTGGGCAAGTTGGCCGTAGAACACGATAACGTAGTAGGCGGAACGTTTACAATAGATATTAACTCGTTGGCCATCAATAATATGGAGGGCGCGGAAGCCGACAAATTGCGCAAACATTTGCTTTCGGCGGATTTCTTCAATAGCACCAAACACCCGTTTGCAACGGTGGATATTGTATCGGTTGCGCCGTTTTCGGCTATTTCGCAATCCATGCACGAGAATGAGGCAATTACCGAAAATCCGACGCATAACATGGTGTTGAATCTCACGCTCAACGATTCGGTAAAAGCGGTGAGTTTTCCAGTGAAATTGACCACTACCAAAAATTCGATGCAGGCCGAAGCGCGTTTTAACATGAATCGTATGCTTTGGGGCTTGCGCTATGGAACTGATAAGTCTTTGGGTGATAAAATGTTACGCGAAGATGTGCTCATTCATTTTGTAGTGAAAGGCCAGCGAAAAAACTAAGATTATTTATTCTTTTAATATTTTTTTATGTCTTTTAAAATCAAAGGAAAAATGTACGTGAAGCAAGACGTACAGCAAGTGAGCGAGAAATTTCGTAAGCGTGAATTTGTGTTGGAAATTACAGAAGGTAATTACTCGGAATATCCTAAATTTCAGTTAATTAACGATAAATGTGCGCTGATAGATAGCGTATCCGTTGGCGAAGAAGTAGAAGTCTCGTTCAGCCTAAAAGGCAAGCCGTTTCAATCGAAAACAGGCGAAACTTTGTATTTCACGAACTTGGACGCGTGGCGCATTGAAAAACCTGCGGCACAAGGTTACGGAAATGCCAACACGCCACCCGATGCACCGTATTTCAACGAAATTCCTGACAATCTTCCAGACGATAATTTGCCGTTCTAAAACGCTTATTTTTTGTGCAGCACCACGAATTTGACATAAAATTTTATACCAGCGACCAACTCAATCGCACGGCTTGGAACGACTGTATTAGCAACTCGTCCCAGCGACTCATATACGCTTTTGATTGGTATCTGGACTGTGTTACCCAAAAAAAATGGGGAGCTTTTGTGTGTGAAATTGCACAAAAATATGTGGCGGTATTGCCTGTAGCTTTGGGTAAAAAATGGGGTATTAGTTATACTTATCAACCATTTTTTACCCAACAGTTGGGCGTTTTTGGCACAAATGAGGCCGCACAAAATTGGCTATTATCTCAAGCCCCCCAATTGTTGCGCCGCAAGTTTTGGCTGGTGCAATATTGCTTTAATCAAAAAAATGAGGTTGTCGGTAAAGAATTTACACGTATTGAAGAATGCGTAACATACCAAATAGACCTGAATGAGTCTTACGAGACTCTGCGAGCTGTGTACAACCAAAACCGCCGCCGCGATTTGCGGAAAGCAGAACGTTTGGAAGTTCGTGAAAGTATTGATATAGAATCTGTTATAGAGATTTTTATAAATGAAAAAGGCAAGCAAATAGAAGACGTAACATGGCGAGAATATGCGATGTTGGCTTCATTGTTTCGGCAGGCGCATGAACGGGGGCAAGCGATTTTGCTAGTTGCCCAAAATCCTAAACAAGAAGTATTGGCAGGTGCAGTATTTTGGATAGATAAGCCTTATGTTACACTCATTTTTTCGGGAGCTTCGGCGATGGCCAAAAATACAGGAGCAATCACCAAGATTATAGATACAGCACTACAACGCTTTGCAAATAAGCCGCATATTTTTGATTTTGAAGGGAGTATGATACCAAGTTTGGCACATTTTTATCAAACATTTGGCGGAAAATCATCTATTTATAGACTTTTTAAATATAAAATCTGGAATTTTTGAAGAACAGCATAGTCTATTTGAAACTGAAAAATGCCCATTTCAAAATAAAAATAGGCGTAAAACGTTTCACAGATGCCATAGCGTTGTATATTTGGCCAGAAACACAGCACTTTGTTTTGTTACATTTTACACACAAACTATATATGAATCTGATTTTTAAGCATATAACTTTTTTTTGTGGCTTATTTTTGCTTGTTGGTGGCTATGCCATAGCGCAGCCAAAAACAGCAACGGGGCAGCCCCAACCTGCCAAACGCATCGTACAAGTGTCTGGTTTGGTGGTAACTGGTGAAAATTCGGTGGGTTTGCCAGGAGTTCACTTTTACATTCCCAAAGCGGGCAGAGGCGTAAGTACGAATGCTTACGGTTATTTTTCTATTCCGACGTTGGCGGGCGATAGTGCCGTAATTAGCTCCGTAGGCTTCAAAAGACAATGGTATGTAGTGCCAAACGACGAACGTCAAAGCGTTTCGGTGGTGATTTATATGCAAGCAGATACGACACAATTGCCTGTGGTAGAGGTATTTCCGTTTGCTACCGAAAAAGATTTTAAAGATGCTTTTCTTTCGCTCAAGTTGCCCGAATCTGACATGGAACACATGCGCCGCAACTTAGACGAAAATACTTTAGCACGTATGCGTTACGAAATGCCAATGAATGGCGCGATGAACCATACTTATTTTATGAACCAACAAGTTAGTAAAATAGAGAATGCACGCTTTTCCCCAACCAACCAACTGCTTAATCCATTTGCTTGGGCAAGATTCATAGAATCGGTGAAGCGGGGCGATCTCAAACGCAAAGAATGGAAAGACGACGAGTAATATTACGTTGCTCATAATAAGTGATGTAAAGGCTAAAAAATGGCTTTTACATCACTTATTTTTGTTTAGATAGATATTTGGAATTTTTATTAACATTGCGACACACAAACTCTAACTAAATATTCCTTTTATTTAAAATCAATCACACAACACATTTTTAACATAAAAGACTATTAATCAAATTCTTAGTCTTTAAAATTACGATGGAAGATAAACACGAAATACACGGAAAAGCCACGCCAATTGGTGTGCTTATAGCCTTAGGTATTATTTATGGAGATATTGGAACATCTCCTCTGTACGTAATGAACGCCATTATTGGCAAAGAAGCGATTAACGAAACCCTCGTTTATGGCGGATTATCTTGTATTTTCTGGACGCTGACACTACAAACGACCCTTAAATACGTTATTCTGACCTTACAGGCCGACAACAACGGCGAAGGAGGGATCTTGTCTTTGTACGCGTTGGTGCGTCGCCATTTCAAATGGATGACGGCTTTTGCCATTATCGGTGGTAGTACGCTATTGGCCGACGGAATTATTACGCCACCCATTTCGGTTTCTTCGGCTATTGAGGGCTTGCGGATTATTTATCCAGAAATAAATACTGTGCCGATTGTATTGGCAATCCTTACGTTTTTGTTTGCCTTCCAAATCTTCGGGACGGGTGTAGTGGGCAGAACGTTTGGGCCGTTTATGTTTATATGGTTTTCGATGTTGGCTATTTTGGGTGGTTATAACATTGTGGATAATCCCAAAATTTTGGCCGCACTCAACCCATATTACGCTTACCAAATGCTGACCAGCTCTAATGGTGGTTTCTGGATTTTGGGTTCGGTATTCTTGTGTACGACGGGGGCAGAGGCTTTGTACTCGGACATGGGGCACTGTGGCCGCGACAACGTGCGTGTGAGTTGGACTTTTGTAAAAACCTGTTTGTTAGTAAATTACTTCGGACAAGGTGCTTATTTGCTCAACCACGTAGGGCAACCTCTCGAAATCAATCCGTTTTATGGCGTAATGCCCGATTGGTTCTTGATTGCAGGTATTGCTATCGCTACGATGGCGGCTATTATTGCCAGTCAAGCCTTGATTTCGGGTTCTTATACGCTGATTAGTGAGGCTGTTCGTTTGAATTTCTGGCCAAAAGTTCGTTTGGTTTATCCGTCTAATGTACGCGGACAACTTTACGTGCCAAGTATCAATATTTTGTTGTGGGTTGGCTGTATTTTGGTGGTTTGGTATTTCAAAGAATCTTCAGCCATGGAAGCGGCTTACGGCTTGGCCATTACGATTACCATGCTCATGACTACTATTTTGCTGGCGGCATATTTGTATATGCGTCGTGTGTCCAAATGGATTATTGCGGTGGTATTTGTGTTATATCTGAGCATTGAGCTTTCCTTCCTGACCGCTAATTTGGTGAAATTCATGCACGGCGGTTATGTGTCTTTGATGATTAGTGTGCTGCTGATTGCTATTATGTGGGTATGGAAAGAGGCCAACGAAATCAAGAGCCGACTTACAGAATACAATAATCTTGACGAATATATTCCGCAAATCCGCGAGCTAAGCGTGGATACCAGTGTTCCCAAATACGCGACGCACTTGGTATATATGACCAGTGCCAATAACCCGCGAGAAGTCGAATCCAAGATTATTTATTCGATATTCCGCCAACGCCCCAAACGAGCTGATATTTATTGGTTTATTCACGTGGACATTACCGACGACCCATATACGATGGATTATAAAGTAGATGTGCTTTCGCCCGACGACGTGGTACGCATCAATTTTACCTTAGGTTTTAGGGTGGAACAACGTATCGGGATGTTCTTCAAAAAAGTAATTGAAGACATGGTGAAAAACAAGGAAGTGGACATTATGAGTCGCTACGAGTCTTTGCGCGGCGGCAACGTAATCGGTGATTTTAGATTTGTGGTACTCAACAAATTTTTATCTTACGAAAACGATTTGCCAGTGTACGAAAAAGCGATTATGGGGGTTTATTTCTTTATCAAACGCTTCACGACCACCGAACGCCAGTGGTTTGGACTTGATGCCAACGCCGTGAAAATCGAAAAAATGCCTTTGGTGATTAACCCAACGAATCGTTGCGAGTTGCGTCGTGTTCGTTAAGGTTTTTTTCTTGTAAAATAAATTTACGTCCCAGTCTTCCGCCGAAGGCTGGGATTTTTGTTGCGCAATGTTTTGGGTTTTTGCTCAATGGATTCTTGTTTCTTTTCGGCTTATTCCCTTCACAATTTGTATATTTGTCAGATAAAACATATTCGACTATTTTTTGCGCGATTTTTGTTAGGCAATTGTAGCCGCGCGATTTGCGTTAGAGAACATAAACAAAGCGTGGCTGAGACAAAAACACAGATTGGAATTATGAGAAAAACAAGCCAATGGATTCGGAATATTTTGTTGGGAATGCTGTGCGCGTTGGTGGTGCAGCCGACCGCGTGGGCTTCGTCTTTGCTTATCCCCATGGACGAGGCGCAAGCCAACCACCTCAAAGCCTATGGCATTACGTACTGGGTTTTGCAGAAAGGAGGAGAAGCCGATTGGTTGCTCAACTATCGTGGCGGAAGTTTTATGTTCAAACATTCGGTATCTTACGAAAATGAATTGGTGGTGCGTGGCGTGAGTTACGAAGTGATTTCTGATGCACAAGCAGGACAAATTTTATCACAAATTGCTGCCCCAGATGCCAACATGGACGTAATGCACTTGGAGAAAGCTCCCAAAGTGGCCGTTTATTCGCCCAAAAGCAAACAGCCTTGGGACGATGCCGTTACGCTGGTAATGACCTACGCAGAAATCCCTTACGACGTGGTATTTGACGATGAACTAATGCAAGAAAAATTGCCTAAATACGATTGGTTGCACCTTCACCATGAGGATTTTACGGGACAATATGGCAAGTTTTACGCGTCTTTTCACAATGCGCCTTGGTACAGAGAGCAAGTCCGCGAATACGAAGCCGTCGCCGCGCGTTATGGTTTCTCTAAAGTTTCGCAACTCAAATTGGCTGTCGTGAAAAAAATCCGTGATTTCTGTGCGGGTGGCGGATTTATGTTTGCGATGTGTTCGGCCACAGATACTTATGATATTGCCTTGGCTGCCGAAGGCGTGGACATTTGTGATGTGATGTTCGATGGCGACGGCCAAGACCCACGCGCCAACAGCAAACTGGATTATTCCAAAACATTTGCTTTCAAAGATTTTAAACTCGTAACCAATCCCTACACGTACGAATATTCGGACATCGACGACAATCCGATTGAGCGCGGTTTGGGCGAAAACAACGACTTTTTTACACTGTTTCAATTTTCGGCCAAATGGGATCCAATCCCGACCATGCTCACCCAAAATCACCTGACCACTATCAAAGGTTTTATGGGACAGACGACAGCGTTTAAAAATCGGATGATAAAATCGGACGTAGTGATAATGGGCGAAACCAAATCCATCAACGAAGTACGCTATATGCACGGCACGTATGGCAAAGGTACTTGGACGTTTTACGGCGGCCACGACCCCGAAGACTACGAACACCGCGTGGGCGAAGAGCCAACCGACCTGAATTTGCACCCCAATTCGGCAGGTTATCGACTTATTCTCAATAACATACTTTTCCCTGCTGCCAAAAAGAAAAAGCAAAAAACCTAAGATTTGTAAATGCACAAAAGCAAGCCCCAGCTCACAAGGCTTGCTTTTGTTTTTAGGAGGAATAATAATCGTAACGGAAAAGATTACGCCTCCAACTCCATTTTTAGGAACTTGGCCGTATAGCTGCGTTTGTTTTTGGCAACTTGTTCGGGCGTGCCTTCGCAGACAATTTCGCCGCCACCTGCGCCACCTTCCAAACCAATGTCGATGATGTGGTCGGCCATTTTGATTACATCCAAATTATGCTCGATAATTAGTACCGTGTTTCCTTTGTCGGTGAGCTTGTTGAGTACGTCAAGCAAATGCTGAATATCGGCAAAATGTAGGCCTGTGGTTGGTTCGTCGAGAATGTACAAGGTTTTGCCCGTATCTTTTTTGGAAAGTTCGGTAGCCAGTTTTACACGTTGCGCCTCGCCGCCGCTCAACGTCGTGGCGTGTTGGCCGATGGTGATATAATTCAGCCCCACATCGTTTAGCGTTTTGATTTTGCGCGTAATGGCGGGCTGGTATTCAAAAAACTCAACGGCTTGCTCAACGGTCATGTCCAGCACATCAGCAATGGATTTGCCTTTGAAACGCACTTCGAGGGTTTCGCGGTTGTAGCGTTTGCCTTTGCAGGTTTCGCACGGAACGTGTACGTCGGGCAAAAACTCCATTTCAATCACGCGCATCCCGTTACCTTCGCAGGTTTCGCAACGTCCGCCCTTCACATTAAACGAAAAACGGCCAGGTTTGTAACCTCTGATTTTGGCTTCAGGCAATTGCGTAAACAGCGACCTGATTTCTGAGAAAACCCCCGTATAAGTAGCTGGATTAGAACGCGGTGTGCGGCCAATTGGCGACTGGTCCACTTCAATTACTTTATCAATATGTTCCAGCCCTTCGATGGCCTCAAATGGCAACGGTTCTTTCTTGGCTCTAAAGAAATGTTTGTTCAGAATCGGGAATAACGTATTGTGAATCAGTGAGGATTTGCCGCTACCACTCACGCCCGTGATGCAAGTCATTTTACCCAAAGGAATGTTAAGCGTTACATTTTTGAGGTTGTTGCCTGTCGCGCCTTTGAGCGTAAGAAATTTGCCGTTTCCGTCGCGGCGTTTGTCGGGAACGGCGATGCGTGCCGTGCCTTTGAGGTATTGCGCCGTAAGACTGTTTTGTTCCAGAAAAGAAGCGGGATTGCCTTGCGCGACTACGTGGCCACCGTGTCGGCCTGCTCCCGGCCCGATGTCGAGGATAAAGTCAGATTCCAACATCATGTCTTTGTCGTGCTCCACCACCAAAACCGTGTTGCCGATGTCGCGCAATTGTTTGAGCGAAGCAATCAATTTTACGTTGTCGCGCTGATGTAGCCCGATGCTTGGCTCATCGAGAATATACAACACACCCACCAATTGCGTCCCGATTTGGGTAGCCAAACGAATGCGTTGCGCTTCACCGCCGCTAAGCGTCTGCATGGGGCGGTTCAGGTGCAAATAATCCAGTCCCACATCGAGCAGGAATTGAATACGCTTCCGAATCTCTTTGAGCACTTCGGCAGCAATGAGGCGTTGGCGGTCGTTGAGGCGGTCTTCCAAGTGCTCAAACCAAGTATATAATTGCTTGATGTCCAAGAAGGTAAGCTCCGCAATATTTTTATTATCTATCTTAAAATGCAAGGATTCTTTTTTGAGGCGCAGGCCATTGCAGTCGGGGCAAGTGGTCGTCTGTACAAATTCATCCACCCATTCTTGCATTTTGTCTGAGCCGCTATCCTGAAAGTTTTTGAGATAATTAATAATACCTTCAAAACGTGTATTCCATTCTGTGCCAGGGTATTTGACCGAAGCCACTTCAATGGATTCTTCCGAACCATGCAAAATTATTTGGAGCACTTCTTGGCTCAATTTGTTGAGCGGCGTGCTTAGGCTTACTTTATGGCCTTTAAGAATGGCCTCCAGTTTCTTGAAAATCCAAACGTCGCGGTACTCGCCCAGTGGCGCGATGCCGCCTTGCGCGATGCTCAAACTCTTGTCGGGCATTACGCTTTCTTCGGTAATTTCCTGAATTACGCCCAAGCCTTTGCAGGTCGGGCAAGCTCCGTAAGGGGAATTGAAAGAAAAAGTATTGGGCGCGGGTTCGTCGTAGGCGATGCCCGACGTGGGACACATGAGCGTTTGGGAAAACATTTGCGTTTGGCCATCAGCTCCCGCAACCATCATCAGGCCTTTGCCGTGTTTGAGGGCGGCATTTACGGACTGCGAAAGTCGATAACGGTCGGTGTCGCGAATCGGTAAGCGGTCTATCACGATTTCGATGTCGTGGGTTTTGTAGCGGTCGAGCTGCATTTTTGGTTCAATCTCAACGATTTCGCCGTCCACGCGCACTTTATTGAAACCCATTTTGCGAATCTGTACAAAGTCTTCGCGGTAATGACCTTTGCGGCCTTTCACTACAGGCGCGAGCACGGAAAGCGGCTTGCCATCGTATTTTTGCAGCAAAATATCTACGATTTGGTCGGCGGATTGCTTCTCCATTTTCTCGCCCGTCACGTAAGAAAAGGCTTCGGCGGTGCGTGCGTAGAGCAAACGCATGAAATCGTATATTTCGGTGGTAGTGCCGACGGTGGAACGCGGATTGCGGGACGTAGTTTTTTGTTCGATGGAAATGACAGGACTCAACCCATTGATTTTGTCCACGTCTGGCCGCTCCATTCCGCCAATGAAAGCCCGCGCATAAGCCGAAAAACTTTCCATGTAGCGGCGTTGGCCTTCGGCATAAATCGTGTCGAAAGTAAGGGAAGATTTGCCGCTACCACTCACGCCCGTAACTACAACTAATTGATTACGAGGAATATTGACACTTATATTTTTGAGATTATGTTCGCGTGCGCCAAACACTTCGATTTGCTCAAAACCTGTGTTGTCGGTGTTGATAACGGAATTTTCTGCTGACATGAAACGTAGATTTTCGTTGTAAAATGAAAGTTGCCCAAAACCAAGACAACCAAAAACAAAGATAAAGGGTTTCGGGCTGTGATTGGAAATGTATTTGGAAAAACAATTGCCCGCACACAACCTTTTTGCTTTCCCCGACGTTTTAGTACCATCATTAGAAACTTTGGCATGAGAAATAAGCCGTTTATATAGGTGTTTTTGCAAAATAAATTATCTTTGGCAACTTTGTGGATATACAATTTAGCCTTTTAGCAAAAACGTAAAGAAAAATTTTATTCTAAAATAATAAAGGAGACGCAGTGGAAAAAATCAGTAATTCAGGCTCGAATATCCGCATACCCGTTTTGTTGGGCGTAACGCTGGCAGGTGGTATTTTGGTGGGAGCTACACTCTTTGGCAGCAAAAACGCAGGCGATGATTTGGGCAAAGACATTAACAAACTCCGTGAGATTGTGACGCTCATAGACCGCGAATACGTGGACACGGTAAATATTGACCAAATCACCGACTACGGCATTAACAAAATGCTCGAAAACCTAGACCCGCACTCGGCCTATATTCCCGCCAAAGAAGTGGAGTTGGCTAAAGCTCCTCTCGAAGGCGAGTTTGACGGTATCGGTATCGAATTTTTTATTCTAAAAGATACAATTATGGTGGTTTCCCCAATTTCTGGCGGGCCATCGGAGGCGGTTGGTTTGCGTGCTGGCGATAAAATCGTGGCCGTAGATGACAAAACCGTAGCAGGAACGCACCTTAGCAATCGCGATGTTTTTACCAAACTGCGTGGCAAAAAAGGAACGAAAGTAAAACTTTCGGTTGCTCGTAAAGGCGAAAAGAAATTGCTTGATTTTGTGGTAACGCGTGATAAAATCCCGACGCATTCGGTGGACATTGGCTACATGATAGACGACAAAACGGGTTATATCAAAGTGTCGCGTTTCTCGGCCAACACTTATAACGAGTTCAAAGAAGCCATGACCAAACTCGTAGCCAAAGGCATGAAACAATTGGTGTTGGATTTGCGCGACAACCCAGGCGGCTACATGGACAGAGCAACGAAAATGGCTGATGAGTTTTTGTCGGGCAATAAAATGATTGTTTACACCAATGGCAAAGGCGAACGTTATGACCAACAAATTCGCGCGTATATGCCTGGTGATTTTGAAAAAGGTTCGGTAATTGTGCTTATCAACGAAGGTAGCGCGTCTGCTTCCGAAATCGTGTCGGGTGCGTTGCAAGACAACGACCGTGCGCTTATCGTTGGCCGCCGTTCGTTTGGTAAAGGTTTGGTACAAATGCCAATTCCGTTGTCGGACGGTTCGGAATTGCGCCTTACTATTTCGCGTTATTATACGCCAAGTGGCCG contains these protein-coding regions:
- a CDS encoding carboxypeptidase-like regulatory domain-containing protein, with protein sequence MNLIFKHITFFCGLFLLVGGYAIAQPKTATGQPQPAKRIVQVSGLVVTGENSVGLPGVHFYIPKAGRGVSTNAYGYFSIPTLAGDSAVISSVGFKRQWYVVPNDERQSVSVVIYMQADTTQLPVVEVFPFATEKDFKDAFLSLKLPESDMEHMRRNLDENTLARMRYEMPMNGAMNHTYFMNQQVSKIENARFSPTNQLLNPFAWARFIESVKRGDLKRKEWKDDE
- a CDS encoding KUP/HAK/KT family potassium transporter, which translates into the protein MEDKHEIHGKATPIGVLIALGIIYGDIGTSPLYVMNAIIGKEAINETLVYGGLSCIFWTLTLQTTLKYVILTLQADNNGEGGILSLYALVRRHFKWMTAFAIIGGSTLLADGIITPPISVSSAIEGLRIIYPEINTVPIVLAILTFLFAFQIFGTGVVGRTFGPFMFIWFSMLAILGGYNIVDNPKILAALNPYYAYQMLTSSNGGFWILGSVFLCTTGAEALYSDMGHCGRDNVRVSWTFVKTCLLVNYFGQGAYLLNHVGQPLEINPFYGVMPDWFLIAGIAIATMAAIIASQALISGSYTLISEAVRLNFWPKVRLVYPSNVRGQLYVPSINILLWVGCILVVWYFKESSAMEAAYGLAITITMLMTTILLAAYLYMRRVSKWIIAVVFVLYLSIELSFLTANLVKFMHGGYVSLMISVLLIAIMWVWKEANEIKSRLTEYNNLDEYIPQIRELSVDTSVPKYATHLVYMTSANNPREVESKIIYSIFRQRPKRADIYWFIHVDITDDPYTMDYKVDVLSPDDVVRINFTLGFRVEQRIGMFFKKVIEDMVKNKEVDIMSRYESLRGGNVIGDFRFVVLNKFLSYENDLPVYEKAIMGVYFFIKRFTTTERQWFGLDANAVKIEKMPLVINPTNRCELRRVR
- a CDS encoding YceI family protein, with protein sequence MKKQNVIKSFLTVGVLACLAACSSKENAPDAVTGKAQPVAKADTSAAEYGIDTLSSVVEWTGHKKVGGSHSGTFRLKVGKLAVEHDNVVGGTFTIDINSLAINNMEGAEADKLRKHLLSADFFNSTKHPFATVDIVSVAPFSAISQSMHENEAITENPTHNMVLNLTLNDSVKAVSFPVKLTTTKNSMQAEARFNMNRMLWGLRYGTDKSLGDKMLREDVLIHFVVKGQRKN
- a CDS encoding asparagine synthetase B, encoding MRKTSQWIRNILLGMLCALVVQPTAWASSLLIPMDEAQANHLKAYGITYWVLQKGGEADWLLNYRGGSFMFKHSVSYENELVVRGVSYEVISDAQAGQILSQIAAPDANMDVMHLEKAPKVAVYSPKSKQPWDDAVTLVMTYAEIPYDVVFDDELMQEKLPKYDWLHLHHEDFTGQYGKFYASFHNAPWYREQVREYEAVAARYGFSKVSQLKLAVVKKIRDFCAGGGFMFAMCSATDTYDIALAAEGVDICDVMFDGDGQDPRANSKLDYSKTFAFKDFKLVTNPYTYEYSDIDDNPIERGLGENNDFFTLFQFSAKWDPIPTMLTQNHLTTIKGFMGQTTAFKNRMIKSDVVIMGETKSINEVRYMHGTYGKGTWTFYGGHDPEDYEHRVGEEPTDLNLHPNSAGYRLILNNILFPAAKKKKQKT
- the uvrA gene encoding excinuclease ABC subunit UvrA, with amino-acid sequence MSAENSVINTDNTGFEQIEVFGAREHNLKNISVNIPRNQLVVVTGVSGSGKSSLTFDTIYAEGQRRYMESFSAYARAFIGGMERPDVDKINGLSPVISIEQKTTSRNPRSTVGTTTEIYDFMRLLYARTAEAFSYVTGEKMEKQSADQIVDILLQKYDGKPLSVLAPVVKGRKGHYREDFVQIRKMGFNKVRVDGEIVEIEPKMQLDRYKTHDIEIVIDRLPIRDTDRYRLSQSVNAALKHGKGLMMVAGADGQTQMFSQTLMCPTSGIAYDEPAPNTFSFNSPYGACPTCKGLGVIQEITEESVMPDKSLSIAQGGIAPLGEYRDVWIFKKLEAILKGHKVSLSTPLNKLSQEVLQIILHGSEESIEVASVKYPGTEWNTRFEGIINYLKNFQDSGSDKMQEWVDEFVQTTTCPDCNGLRLKKESLHFKIDNKNIAELTFLDIKQLYTWFEHLEDRLNDRQRLIAAEVLKEIRKRIQFLLDVGLDYLHLNRPMQTLSGGEAQRIRLATQIGTQLVGVLYILDEPSIGLHQRDNVKLIASLKQLRDIGNTVLVVEHDKDMMLESDFILDIGPGAGRHGGHVVAQGNPASFLEQNSLTAQYLKGTARIAVPDKRRDGNGKFLTLKGATGNNLKNVTLNIPLGKMTCITGVSGSGKSSLIHNTLFPILNKHFFRAKKEPLPFEAIEGLEHIDKVIEVDQSPIGRTPRSNPATYTGVFSEIRSLFTQLPEAKIRGYKPGRFSFNVKGGRCETCEGNGMRVIEMEFLPDVHVPCETCKGKRYNRETLEVRFKGKSIADVLDMTVEQAVEFFEYQPAITRKIKTLNDVGLNYITIGQHATTLSGGEAQRVKLATELSKKDTGKTLYILDEPTTGLHFADIQHLLDVLNKLTDKGNTVLIIEHNLDVIKMADHIIDIGLEGGAGGGEIVCEGTPEQVAKNKRSYTAKFLKMELEA
- a CDS encoding DUF3127 domain-containing protein, which gives rise to MSFKIKGKMYVKQDVQQVSEKFRKREFVLEITEGNYSEYPKFQLINDKCALIDSVSVGEEVEVSFSLKGKPFQSKTGETLYFTNLDAWRIEKPAAQGYGNANTPPDAPYFNEIPDNLPDDNLPF
- a CDS encoding DHH family phosphoesterase translates to MQNLDEFKSLLASPKKIVITTHHKPDADALGSSLGWAGYLQQLGHQVNVITPSDYPRFLNWMSGESDVINYEGHEAQSAQLIADADLVCCLDFSALSRINEMGELVRASKARKLLIDHHLSPEDFADFVFWDTKAAATAELVYDLIVLLGDKALITIPMAECLYAGIMTDTGSFRHSSTTKKVHEVVSELIELGIVPSRIHKLIYDNHTEQRLRFLGYALSEKLRVLPEYGVAYFAITRDELKRFDSQTGDTEGLVNYALSIEGIVMGVLMIDRSEMVKISFRSVGDFSVNAFAREHFDGGGHKNAAGGKSHLSLDETEQKLLALLPQYREQLLACNNESSY